The sequence below is a genomic window from Haematobia irritans isolate KBUSLIRL chromosome 3, ASM5000362v1, whole genome shotgun sequence.
tttaatatagtTTCCTTTATCCAGatctaaaaactaaaaatgtaattttcataatcactttcctttgtttttcaaatgaaaacttAAATATAATCACCTCTGATTGAAAATAGTACGAAGTAATTTCATATACTTGAGTATGCAAACCAACTTCATCGTATAGTTGAATAAGGTCCGAATTTGCATCTCCACATAATCGGCACAAATGTTGATCGCTCATTTTAACTCGTTCTTGTTTGCATTACTGAAAATAAGAAtgtagcaaaaaaattaaaacgatgtataattaaaaatttgtaccaGCAAGTGCTATGGATTGTATTCAGGGATAAGACAAATTATGTGATCCCGCTTATCTTTTTCTTTATGCCGTagttttaatgttttctattttaGCCGCAATTAGCTTGATATCATGATTTGAGCCAGTCACAAAATCTAATTCCGAATGGACACTGCTTTTAAATTTTACCCTGGCAGTTttttcagtaagaaaaaaagaaaGGAATAAAGAAACTAGAAGATCAGCAACTTTTTCTCGCATTTAGTTAAAGTGATTAGTTCCAATGAACTAGGTCCATCCGGAACTACCCCAACTCTACATTATTTTACGACAGTAATAACGCAATTACGCTGTATGGAGCCAATCGTAATGAAAATATCCATATCCCATCAGCTGAATTACAGCAGTCATCGCTTCCTTTACCGGCATATATGCACGCCTTTTCCATACTCATTATATGGATATATGGAAGCCAGCAAGAATTAAATGAACCATGTACGTACGTTCAAAGAGGAAATTATAAACTTGTTGATAATCTTACATACAAATTCTAATACTCTTCGTTTTTTCCAGAGGTATTAACAAAACTCGGACCAACAATTGTAAAAATGCTTGGGTATGACAGATAATCGTAAATTCATTTGTAGTGTTGTTTTATAAATAAAGGAACAGCTGATAAAAAATTGAGTAACTTCTATCGCACCAAAAAACACATCAGTGACGGTTGGCGAAAACTTCTTTGGTTTTTGAACTCAGCTGATGTTTTTCGAGACTTGCAAATTGACCATCCATAAAAAACCGACATATgcaatgtcaaaaaaaaaagagagttCCACTATAATAACAACAATCGCATGATTGTGAAAATACTGGTGATATAGTgaccccaataaacacaggatgagcgtttttcaaatgcaacaacttttcagtttgagggtaaatataattttcaacataaattcaacttgacttgaaatagctcatcttcaatacatcttcaaattgtttgcgaattacttccaatttgccaaaatgttgacgaaatctttgaaaaggtgttgaagataatatgagaaaactttgacaaaacactaccctaaaatgcaacgaaaaaaccatgtggttttcaatacctatttgtgcaacgaagttcgtcttcaattgcaagaaataaaaaaagaatggaaaattttagacaaataaccaaatagtttataaaaataggtaagtgaaaataaaaaatgaaataaaactttaaggaagtcacgaaatgcatatctctttgcagaaaactgaaattatggattctacgttcttgaaaacattaaaaagctggccgatgaaaaaattgtggacaattaactggaactgcttcaaatagtttataataattggtacgtcaatatgaaaaattaaatcaacactttagagaagtcactaaatttaaatctctttacagaaaactaaaatctttggatgctacattcattaagaagctgaccaatgaaaaatgagtggcttatcgacaagaaaaagtttccagacaagaaaaagtttccagaaacattacaagtgcaacctattaaaattgttaaaaacaacaatttgttgaaatcaacaacttctggatgaacatgtgcatcacatcgtcagtttaattcatatgctattatcagtttaaaatggatattttgtgaattccttctgctggaaatcaattctaacacgcggtccagtacgttcctaatttcaaattgcccgcatgttaataaatgttaatgctgttttatgacaccaaaaggaaggaaatcgaattatcaatgcaaaagtgtttactaataatgtttaagatatttaaagttttgttgtttgttttttttttgttcttatttgttgatatgtttaatacgattattatttatcaattggtaatgtagtgtattatgtagtgtagtgtattattatatattttattttgatgaaaattaataaattatacaaaattcatagaattttggctttgtatttgcaacgatgttaattttgaatttgactcgcatcgaaaattgtttgacaaattattgagtagcgatgcatttcaatttgaggataacacttgagatattattgctaatgtgttgaatttcactgttgagggtaatgtctgttttttgttgagaacgcgattttctcaacaatttctcaatttgaatattaccctaatcctttgaaaaaatgtttgagaaattgttgaaatttagcatttttcaaacgtttgtgtttattgggtagtgatatcaaaataatttcaattttttttggtacattttgctactttgaaatgctggcagggcaaTTACGcgataaaaaattgataattaaaaattttacatagcctATATGTGGAAAACTAATCCAAACGATtccttaaatttatatatgccaaaaaaaaacagagttcgatatctcgaaaacaagacattttcagaaaaattctccatattttttcttaaaaatagttAACAAAAATGGGAAGAAAAATATCGCTTTTCATGGGTTGTTGTTCCAAGTTGTTTACTTACCCCCATATGCAAacaagttaaagaaaacttcaagcctacgtttaccatataaattgtttcgataaactgtcaataaactATTTTACATATGGGCATTAATATTTGCTTTAACTGTCaattaacaaaaagaaaatttcaaatatcttctctccggttaatttTAACCGAAAAATTatcggcagttaagttcctaactggcatatggaatatataggcaagacggCAGCTatatccataatacggtttaaaagttcgttagttaacggagcttcatgaaaatgggcgtaaaATGCACTCTCTTAaccccaaattttgtttttaataacttGTGATAAATTAGATTTGTTCCCACTTCGTGCTTTTTCGTGTTAGCACACTTTTGCAAGAAGTGTGTAAATTATTCTACATGGCAACATGGCACGTTATGCAATCACAACCGAATAAGATTTCAGTCCGCTATCAACCTGTTGGGGTGTCAGgtgttgaaaataatttttactgcAAATTTCTGGAAGAGGTCTACGTGGAATCTTAGAACAATGTCGACTTTTTTGAAGGCTTCCAGATTAATGGGCGCAATCGGCTCTGCCCGTTTCTATAGCTCAAAAATACATGAGGTTGTCATTGTATCCGCAGCTCGCACACCCATGGGTAGTTTTCAATCTCAACTCGCCCCAATGAGTGCAACGCAATTAGGTAATACgattattaaaatgttttgttttttgcatgCTAATAACTTGgatgtaatatttattttaggtGCTGTTGCCATTGAGGCTGCTGTACAAAGAGCTGGCATCAGCAAGGAGGATGTCCAGGAGGTGTACATGGGCAATGTGGTGTCTGCCGGTTTAGGACAAGCACCTGCGAGACAAGCTGCAGTTTTCGCTGGATTGCCAAAGAATGTATGTTGTACCACCATTAATAAGGTATGCTCGTCGGGTATGAAATCGGTTATGGTTGCTAGCCAATCGTTGATGCTGGGACATTCGGAAATAGCTGTGGCAGGTGGTATGGAATCTATGTCTAATGTTCCATACTATTTAAAGAGGGGTCAAACTCCCTATGGTGGTATAAACATGATCGATGGCATAGTCTTCGACGGTTTGTGGGATGTCTATAATAAATTCCATATGGGAAATTGTGCCGAAAATACAGCTAAGAAAATGGGAATTACCCGTCAGGAACAAGATGACTTTGCTGTTACTTCCTATAAACGGTCAGCAAAGGCCTGGAGTGATAAAGTGTTCGATGCCGAAATCGCGCCCGTGACAATACAACAAAAGAGAAAAGCTGACGTTGTCATATCTGAAGATGAAGAATACAAACGTGTAAACTTtgataaatttggtaaattagCAACAGTATTCCAAAAAGAGAATGGAACTGTTACTGCCGGCAATGCTTCAACATTGAATGATGGTGGTGCTGCCGTGGTTCTTATGACGGCCGAAACTGCTGCGAAAATGAATGTAAAACCTTTGGCCCGTGTTGTAGCCTTCCAAGATGCCGAAACCGATCCAATTGACTTTCCTATTGCTCCAGCATTGGCTGTTCCAAAGCTATTAGCAAAGGCTGGTGTCAAAAAGGAAGATGTTGCCATGTGGGAAATAAATGAAGCTTTTTCACTCGTCGTTTGTGCCAATATTCGTAAAATGGATGTTGACCCCAATAAAGTGAATGTCCATGGTGGTGCTGTGTCATTGGGTCATCCAATTGGCATGTCGGGAGCCCGTTTGGTTACTCATTTGGCCCACTCTCTCAAGAGTGGAGAATTTGGATGTGCTTCCATTTGCAATGGTGGTGGCGGTGCTTCTTCGATTTTAATTCAAAAGTTGTAAACATAAGAATAAAagtaaaagtacatattttgtGGCCATGTTCTGAATCGTTCTGTTTAATtcatccaaagaaaattttgccatacttttgagattataaataaaaaaaaaaaaattccaatataaaaacttaatacaAAAAtgattatagaaaatataaaaatgtttggaacttacgaTATCAGAACTGGTCCTTACGTGTTATTGTAGCCACGTCGCATTGTAGAAAAGTCTTTATAACCAGTCTtgcatttattaaatatttcatatacacgtatgcatatatttttattggaatttattttttaaattatgtaacatttttaaaatgtgataTATCGCCTTAAAGTCTAttattacgaaaaaaaaaaaataaatacatttctatcaacatatttgtttttaagtCTTTACGATGTAAATCTGTAGTGTAACTACTTGTAGCCCATTATTTTCAATGGTTGGTTGTTTCAGCAGTTTTTGTTTGCTGGAAATTGACGTTTGATAAAACAATGAAATAGCTATCACTGTTGTTGATTCTAATTATTCTAttctagttcaaaattttgaatgagtgCATAAAATTTGTATGCAGTCTTGCCTTGCGGATTTAGATAAAtacgttttgataaaattctttattttgccaaGCTTGAGATCTACGTTTTGGTGAAATAACCACAAGAATACTAACGTTATGTACCGAATATAAAGGGGGATAGgagagtgctatatataattaaaaatcgaAATCGATCAGTTTTAATATTGCTTTGGGAtcgaataaaaataaacattcaagaagtaaaatgaaaattctctatatgg
It includes:
- the Acat1 gene encoding acetyl-CoA acetyltransferase 1, giving the protein MSTFLKASRLMGAIGSARFYSSKIHEVVIVSAARTPMGSFQSQLAPMSATQLGAVAIEAAVQRAGISKEDVQEVYMGNVVSAGLGQAPARQAAVFAGLPKNVCCTTINKVCSSGMKSVMVASQSLMLGHSEIAVAGGMESMSNVPYYLKRGQTPYGGINMIDGIVFDGLWDVYNKFHMGNCAENTAKKMGITRQEQDDFAVTSYKRSAKAWSDKVFDAEIAPVTIQQKRKADVVISEDEEYKRVNFDKFGKLATVFQKENGTVTAGNASTLNDGGAAVVLMTAETAAKMNVKPLARVVAFQDAETDPIDFPIAPALAVPKLLAKAGVKKEDVAMWEINEAFSLVVCANIRKMDVDPNKVNVHGGAVSLGHPIGMSGARLVTHLAHSLKSGEFGCASICNGGGGASSILIQKL